ACACGTGTATGTTCGATTAGCCCAGAAGTCCATAAGTATCCTGTTTATGACTTTAATACAGATCAATTTCATAAGCAAAAAAGAAAACGAACCTATTCATAACATTTCCAGCAGCCCAATATCAAATCTGACAATCTAGAATAGGAAGAACAACTGACTACACTATATATTTAGAACCGACGTCCAAACTGCATAAGTGTTTGTAGGGTTGGTTCTCGGGCCAAATCGGATTTTGCTCGCCCCTAACAAGAACCATAAAAGTCCTAAGTTTAATGTTTGACCACTAAAATTTGACATAAATTTTAAGTAAATTGAAGAGAAAACCAATTGTTACACTTGATCCATATGGATTCTAGATTTAGAGAGTAATgtttgacctcaaaagtcaaagAGGTGATAAAATAGCGTTTACATCATGATGCAAATTACCTTCTAAACAAAGCTTCCTGGTCAACTATGAATTTCATGGCCTTTTCAAGCTCCCAATCAGAAAGAAGAGCACTCCAAAGCTCTTCATTATGCTTGCCGTTAAACCCTATCTATAAAAACGAAAATCAAATGCTCTCTAAGTATGATCAGTCAAGATATTCGTATATTTTAATAAGATTTTCAAAATGATAAAACAAAATCAAATGGCTGAAGAAATTACCTCAGCATATCACAGAAGGCATAGTAACGGAGAGGATATGAGTCACAAAGAGTTCCATCAATATCTACATGAATAAATCGCATTTTCTAGTAAAGAACAAACAGTTGACTTAAGGCCAAATGCATTAATTTCAAAACATTGAATTATGTGATTTATGTATGTTTTGAGAAACATGTGAACACCACATAAACGTCTGTAACAAAGAGTATATGCATATGGGTGCAAGGTGCCAAATTTGCAAGAAAACATAAATAAATCGCAGACTTAAATGCAATACCTTTTGACCAGTAGCGATATTAGGGTGAATCGGGTTAGGGATTTACATGATAAAATCCAGTGCTCAAATTTGTTTCAGAATCACATTTCATAGTTTTATAATTCCTAAAATGAAAGAACAAAAATATTCTGGACTTATAAGGCCAAACATCTTGATGTCCAaattaaaaattgaaaatgataaaactctAAAATTGGGACTGAATAAGAATCTAAACTAATAAAACAACATAATAATTGGGAATTCAGAGGTCCAATCGCTCATCTAATCAAATATCATCTCCCATGACTtggggcatgtttggctaagcttattatagttaaaaaaggacttttggaaaaggactttttaaaaaaagtgtttggattagcttattgatgtaaaatgactaaaatgggtATTCTTTTAGATATAAGGGGGTAAAgaaggggtatattggtaatttgtagtttgaaaagttaaaagctggccaagaagtcacaatattgtgacttcttGAAACCTCTTTTTTCTTCTTTGCAAAAAGTCATTTCTAAAAggacttttggcttagccaaacacaaaaacaacttattggctttttgataagtcaataagctaataaattgttttgaaaagcttagccaaacatgcccttggTATACATAAAGATAAACCCACCCAAGTTAGTGAAGAACATACCTGATAATTGGGAAAGAACTTGATGAAGCGGATCGTTGGGAAATTAGATTTTGTGGGAAGAACATTTTTGTTGATGAATGTGTAAATCTTGGCTCATCAATTGGCCAAGGGCCTCCGACATTTATTCTAAAAAACCCTACCTCCTTCCTTCCTTCCTTCACTCTGTCTAAACCACATCACAACCATTCATCATCGGGTTTGTTGATTTTCAAACCTTTCACTTAATAAATGCTCTGTGGAAGCTGAGTTATGCCACTATCAAATTGGGACTGAAATCATACCTAAATAAAATGTTTCATCTCCCATTGAGAATTGGGAGTAATTAGTGAAGAAACAAACATACATGTTGGTTGATTGGGTAGGTAGGAACTTGATGGAATATATGGTTGTCGAAAACGTTGCGAGATTAGGATAATTAGAGAAGTAGCCAGTGCGAGCTTCACTCTTCAATTGCCCTCTGCCACTTCTTCTTCTTGCAACGTAAATTATCTCTCAAATTTCAAACCTTTCACTGAATAAATGCTCTTCTCTTCTGTGTCTCTCAAATTTCAAACCTTTCACTGAATAAATGCTCTGTGGAAGCTGAGTTATGCCACTACCCCAAACTTCTAAATATTGTAAACATTTTAAGTTTCCTAGTTCGTCTGGCAGTTTTTCAAGACCCCGACATTTGAAAAGGCTCAACTCCTTGAGACATTTCAACTTACAAATGCTCTTGGGAATTTCTCTTAACTCATAGCAATACAGTAGATGTAATATCTCCAAAGATTCTAATTGGCCAACATCCTCAGGTAACTTCACAAGAAGCTTACACCATGAAAGATCTAGGGTTTTGAGATGTTTCAACATACAAATGCTACCAGGGAGATGTTTCACTTTTGTACTGCTTAAATAAAGGTTTTCTAAACATTCCAGTTGGCCAAGGTCCTCTGGCAATTCCTCTATGCCACTGTTTCCAAGGTTAAGAGTTCTCAGATGTTGTAACCTACAAATGCTTCCTGGAACACTCTTAAGTTCCCAGCACCACTTGAGATCTAGAGAGACAAGCTTTTCAAGATTTCCAATTGATGAGGGTATTTCTTCTATATAGTTCAATGAAAGATCCAGCTCTAGCAAACTGGAGTGCCCTGTGAATATATAATCATGGAATTCCCTCAGATATAATCGACCTGTACGAAGAACCTCGAGAGATTCCATTTGCTTGATAAAAGATATAGACTTCAACCTCCGGCATCTATTTAGGTTTAGAAAGACAAGGGTTTTTAGACATCCTCCGTGCATGTCAAGTTTTACCAATTTCTCACAACCTCCAACATCTAACCTCTCAAGATTGGGTGTCAGCCCAAGGTCAAGGCTCCTTAACTCAATagaataactcaaatcaaggaattTGAGCTTCTTCATAACCTATTGGTATAAGATGTAAAGAgaataaaaaattaaatatatgttAGTCACGATAACTAGCTAATAATATACATATATCATTATAACAAATAATACAAAACAATTGATCAACCATATTACCTTTTCACCTTCCCAAAGTTGTTTAATT
This is a stretch of genomic DNA from Helianthus annuus cultivar XRQ/B chromosome 16, HanXRQr2.0-SUNRISE, whole genome shotgun sequence. It encodes these proteins:
- the LOC110915087 gene encoding disease resistance protein RUN1 isoform X1, with translation MKKLRCLKVKNDEFLFDLKENEVKGLVDKSWYFFRRFWKHNKVGLYFPNSLQYLHWKGYPHRCLPKTFEANNLVAFKMPWSKIKQLWEGEKVMKKLKFLDLSYSIELRSLDLGLTPNLERLDVGGCEKLVKLDMHGGCLKTLVFLNLNRCRRLKSISFIKQMESLEVLRTGRLYLREFHDYIFTGHSSLLELDLSLNYIEEIPSSIGNLEKLVSLDLKWCWELKSVPGSICRLQHLRTLNLGNSGIEELPEDLGQLECLENLYLSSTKVKHLPGSICMLKHLKTLDLSWCKLLVKLPEDVGQLESLEILHLLYCYELREIPKSICKLKCLKELSLFKCRGLEKLPDELGNLKCLQYLEVWGSGITQLPQSIYSVKGLKFERHRREEHLFSERFEI
- the LOC110915087 gene encoding disease resistance protein RUN1 isoform X2, producing MPWSKIKQLWEGEKVMKKLKFLDLSYSIELRSLDLGLTPNLERLDVGGCEKLVKLDMHGGCLKTLVFLNLNRCRRLKSISFIKQMESLEVLRTGRLYLREFHDYIFTGHSSLLELDLSLNYIEEIPSSIGNLEKLVSLDLKWCWELKSVPGSICRLQHLRTLNLGNSGIEELPEDLGQLECLENLYLSSTKVKHLPGSICMLKHLKTLDLSWCKLLVKLPEDVGQLESLEILHLLYCYELREIPKSICKLKCLKELSLFKCRGLEKLPDELGNLKCLQYLEVWGSGITQLPQSIYSVKGLKFERHRREEHLFSERFEI